CACGTGGGTGCGAAAGTGGTGGCTTGCTTGGAGTGGCTGCCTGCTACGAAGCGGTATGAGCCACAGGAATTTCCAGCGAGTGCCGCAAACTTCAGCTAGCGCCCACTGCCAGGACCTTTTTGAGCCaaatctgtaattaaaaaaaaaaaggcaataatTTTAAAACTTGTAGCCATTTCCAGAATAGTCCTCTTGTTTACTGAGCTGAAAAGGAGTGATAcccatttttatatttctgagcGATAGGAACATGATGCAGAGCCAGGTGCCAGATGCGCATTTCAAGTATTTAAAGACACTGGACAAGTTTAAAAACTGAAAGATCGGGGACGCCAGAAGTCCAGTGaatccgacttgtggctccATTCCCACaagtcgttccccactctctctctctggtttctgactctatccactgtcctatctctaaaataaaggcataactaTGCTAAGAGCAAACTAatcaacataacaacacaaaagCGGTCACAtagacaacatcaacaacaacaacacacagcacaATCACACATTAAAAGCATAAGTACAGACAGAGTGAAGCAGACTCACATTTCACTTGAGAAATTAGCCATTTTCTCAATAGTGGTTGTATCCtgtgagaggaaaaagaaaacaatgcaaaATGAGTTAActgttttacaaaatgttgcTACATCATGTTGGTTCTGTGCCTTGgcacaatatgtagaattttattacaatgtcgttgccgtggaaacattggatgttacgtcaaagaccgcaaGACAAGAAAGCGGGAATTGCAACTAAAAGCTGccatactgttgctgtatgtgctgctgtgataaaaaaaaagttcatgtAATTGTAAGctgtcggtaaacatattctcttcctcagctCTGTTTTGCCCGTTCGTCTTTACTAAGGTAAACGCGGGTTTATTTTCCATCAGGGTTGgggggtggagtagcagagagaactcccatgataccctgccagcctcgacgtcatctctTCTaattgtattgattgagagccccctggtggtggaatctaaATGCTTTGCCTTTAAGGGTCATAAGATTGCCTTGCTGCTCTGTTTTCCTGTATCATAAGTATCACTCTGTACCATAATATGTTGCTCCTGAAGATGGCTCTATCCGGACTCattctcatttaaaaataaaagcttccaGTTTCCCCACCTCATCGTGGAGGCTAAATATAGAACATTTCTGCTTCAGTAAACTCTTGATGAAAGCTTGGAAAATATCTCCCGCTGGCTTACAGACAttggcacacacacaatcatgcaCAGCCTGACCCAGGGCTGTCTCTCGGCTTTCTTTTCTATTGATCACTGCATTACTGGCATGgattgttgtatttttgtgtgtgatttggTGTTGTTTTATCTGAAGCTTTGTGTGCTGCTGCTAGATTTGTTCTTGAAAATACTAACGCTGCTTTCAATAGGCCAGAAAAGGAAGATGATGCTGTCAATAAGAAGCATCATGCTGATTTTCCAGATCCTATCAAGTCACAATTAACATCACATTTGTACAGCAATTACAGCAGGATATGTCATTTCAAACAGGATAAGTCATTATTAGTTATTAGTCAGTACTCACAGAGAGGATTCCTGTCATCTGAGTGTAAAACAAGCTGGTCATGCCACCAAACATGACTAAACCCATGAGCGCTGAGACACGCAGCAGAGCCAGTTCATGGCGTGTGGTAAATTTCTCCTGGCAGAGGGAATCagaatttaaacatgtttggTGTTAAAACTTCTAATTTTACATTAAAGCCCTACGTTATGacctcttcttttctgttgaattaatttatttattaatgagtgcaagttttacaaaaatattcactgtctgtttacattttcttgtgtttgcCACTTTGAGACACCAAGTAGGTTCAAGATAATACAGGGAGAACAAAGGTTTTTCACTTCGACTTGGTTGTGTATATTTAATTctattatcatttattttatcacagatatttTGCACTTTAAATGATTCTGTTAAGTACTGTGAATATTTGGAGTCAAAACATTTGCACATCTGTAATGTAGTCTGTAaactttaatatgttttttttcccaaccaGCTGAGGATGTTACTTATTGATATTCCTGTAAAATGTACCTGATCTAGTCCTGTCAGTGGCTGGAAGTAATAGTACTGGCAGAAGTCCAGCACCAGGGTGAACAAACTGAGGACCTGAGCGtagaaacagagctgcaggaagAGCCAGTGGTTGTCTTCTCCCACACAGTTATTGATCCTGGAAGGGAGTAAACAGGTATCTCATaacatttttatatcagttttacACTTCTCTGGTCTGAAGTACAGTTGTtataaaaaagcaataaaaaacagaacaagaacTATATCTGCAGCCAGAACcccatttgtattttaaaagatgTATAGAATATATCTAAACAATAGTAGGAAGTTATTATAGACAAATATTGACCTGCATcctatttatttgtttgacatATTGGCATACATATGAGGCCCAATCGATCACCACTCCAGCTGTGAAAACTCAGATGTTGGGGGTGTTTGTGTGAATTTTAggttctacaattctacaattcactttgcagacacttttatccaaagcgatgtacatcagagagaaagtacaacagaaacaaggatctagaaaaaagggaacaatgtcagtaagagcaaacgatcagctttgagtccaattggatacacaggtgctgacaggcactgcacagaggcaaagcacaacattgaaggcagttcttgagaggtctaatcagtatagaaaccatcttataagtcatctttatcaaacaaaaaccattgtcacaaccatcatcatcatcaatgatattgagaccatcatcattaagttagtaggtattcatgaaagagctgggtctttagctttttcttaaaggtgcagagggactctgcagatcaaatggagtttggaagtatgagaagccatgagagcgggttattgaaccaagtgagcttgtgtatatggagaagagaaggggaccaagcactgacccttgaggtacccctgtggatacgTTGTGcactttggacacttctcccttccacgacactctaaaggatcgcccagagaggtaggacatgaaccagcagagggcagatcctgagatgccaagttcagagagcgtgggtaggaggatttgatggttgactgtgtcaaaggcaggtGACAGgcctagcagtaatagaactgaggactgacccgcagctctagcagctcgtagcgattctgttactgacagtttTCTTCTGgcagtttcggattcagactcttttaagcttGGATCTTCGTGAAAATCCCGCCCCCGATTTTCAGCTTGCGATCAACAGAGGGTGCGacacgcgtcaactgcctctcctgttgatgctcagagaatgaaacttaagtgctcagtccaaacaaagcctgacaattAGGTACAATTATTTTcctgtatttttctgttttaacccCTGTTTTCAATAcattgatttcatttcatttatgtGCCTGGTTTGTGATGTAAAacctgcatgagtgtgtgtgtgtgtgtgtgtgtgtgtgtgtgtgtgtgtgtgtgtgtgtgtgtgtgtgtgtgtgtgtgtgtgtgtgtgtgtgtgtgtgtgtgtgtgtgtgtgtgtgtgtgtgtgtgtgtgtgtgtgtatcattaCCATGGACAGTGGTGGTCCATCCTGCGTACACAATGGCCACAGCGACTGCAGTGGTGGGACCTTTTAGGTCTCATTAAGTTGCATTTATTGCACAACTCCCAGTGCTCTCGctctgtcaaaaaaataaaaaataataatggttATCACATCATTCACAGCTAAACATGGACAATCTGACTAGAGCAATAGTAGTTGATTATTTGAAAATGGTTAAGTATTGAGAATAGTGAGTTGTGCTTTTCTCAGTCCATACCAGAGTGAGGTATTTTGGGGTCCACAGGAAGACGGCCCGGATCTGCTGTGGAAGCTCTGAATAGGGCCGCTATGCAGAGTGCTGATGCTATGTAATAACCTGAAGGAATACACAATATTGCCTAGTGAGATACGCCAGTGACTTTATTTCATCTGCCCCATAAAAAACAATTGTGAATATTacgttttaatatttaatgtggCAACAAATAATTCGTATACATAGAATCAAGAATACTCACAAACAACTATAGCCCAAGGGATGTGTCCCTCGTTGTAATGTGGAAGAAGAACCAGTTTGGGAATGAAGAAGGTGTTGTAAAGCCAGATTCCAAACACCACGCTTATACACAGCCAGCCCATGGGGTCAACCACAAAGTGCAGTCGGAGCTTCATGGCTGCTGGGACTACAGGGGAAACCTAGAGATGGGTTAGAGATTTGAAATGTGGATATCTTTCCAGATGAAAGACAGGAACAAGGGTGACTAAATGTAGCATGTGCTCAATCCTCTTCTCTGTCACTGTGCTTCATGCACTTTGCATACATGTTATTCTGTGGTTGTTACATCAAGCATTTTGCAAGTCGCCATGAAAGCACCATTAGATTGCATTATCTTACATGCACCGTGGAGGGCATATTAGTACTTTTTTCGCGAAATAACCATGAGATGAAACCTCAGCACAGGCCTATAACAAAGATATAATAAAGCAGGTGTCTGCAAACAAGCCCAACCTTTACAACCTTACACCGGTGTTTAAACATTAACAgcgaatcttaaaaaaaaaaaaaaaaagcctgactCGTGTTAAGGGACCACTTTAACCCTGCTGCTATGCACTTCTCACCTTGTTGTTGCTAAACCTCGCTTGCTCCATCATTCAAACCACAGATAACACTGACAGCCTCGATGGGCTTGGCTCCACACTGTCAGCTAACATCACCGGGCTAACGCGGTTTAAAAATCACTCACCTTCGTACAAAATGTTCACAATTCCACGTGTTTAACGTCAGTCACGATGTCGTAACGttaaaattaaatgataaacactttttttttttttttgcatggctTACCCTTTCAGCGAACGCACCAGTGTTGTTACTTCCTCATCCAAGCCTCCGTGGGCTGGACAGGAGCTTTACTAAGTGACATCAAAATCACGTTTCCGTTTTatcatttaagaaaataaaagactttTCGGATATAGTAttttcagtaaaacaaaaaagttaattaaaacaATATAGGTCCCTGACATAGCTTCCTTGGCATACTTGAGATTTATTTggctatttattatttatagttattagttacttattatttattttattaaatatattatttattttttaattattattatttatatagtaattattattattatattatttatttattatattatttatttattaaatattatttatttataaatatttcatctttttaattCATCCTTAATATCTACAggacaatcaatcaatcgatcaatttttatttgtatagtgtcaactttctgttgaattatatttaattatttttagtattttgcatctgttatattcttactgttgtttatgttctttctgtgtttggtttagtttgctttgttcttgtttttgctgtttgtcaaagctctttgtaaacctgtgtttttaaaaggtgctacataaataaagttattattattattattaactcataacaagtgttatctcgagacactttacaaaaagcaggtaaaataccttagtTATCAGTTTATATGTTAcctcctgtctttttttttctttatgagGAACTAATCAACTATTATTTATAGAataatagccacagttcagtagacAGTACTTTTCAGGATggagtttcagtagactgaactttcgtggtcattcagtatgcatcttttgtgtccacctcagtatactgaacatttcagtacggatactaacttccgggttttatacAGCATGGctcggatgcatcctttcaggaaatgaattgtattttaccacccacaatgctgtgcgaaattaaacgtaaatcgtcacgtcacgtgtctgcattattataaaacctttctccctctatttaaataatgatttcactatttaaacgcgtctttattgatttattttactttatattctgtatattactgtctttcatttgtacttgtCTTTAtgaactgtattttatttagttatttaatctctCTTTTACtggattattttttgtttacctgactgtatatgtgcattactcttcttgaataaaggtacacaattttttttaataatttttaatttatttcagttCACAATTTCAAATCACCCCTACAAAGGTTGAATTTTTCATCAGatttcttcatgaaaatataaagtaaaacaataGTATAACTAAAGTTTGATTTTACAATATACTTTTTAAAGGAAAACTTTGAGctcttattatttttaaataattatagtTTCCTATCATTTCCTGATCGTTTACGGAAGCTTTGTGGACAGGTGGGTTGTGGACTCGGATGGATCGCTGTACACCAGCCAACGGCATCAGtctgctgccacctgctggtgaTCTACGGCCGGTGTTTGTTGACTGCAACGCCGCTTAGCAATAtagtagaggaacaaaccccGAAAAAAGGCTTTAGTGTTCGagatacccctacccgaggtagaacaaagcacgaccatattttttcataacttgaacaagtctagtttatgaaacggatagttgtataaaaatattttactgcaaaataacttttttttggatgttttatacattttaccaaaaacgaaaataggtcaaattagggcttctccaaaagggacagctctagccttatcacatgtatctctgggaatcggaatcagaatttcaccaaatttggacaggatgttcacagatagttattagttacaattatgcaaaattaagagaataaattaaccctctctctctccccctctctctctctctccctctctctgtgtctcctcagcAGGAACATTTGAACGTGACTCAGAGCTTCTATCAGGCAGAGGAGAACCAGAACGTCACGCTGGAGTGGACCTTCACACCCCAAGATGACCCctcacttcactctctttttatcTTATGTTTGATGGTCACTGATCATGACGTCTCCAGGCTGTTTGAACTGATCGGAGGAGTCGAGGTCTCAAGTCCACCATCTTACCTGTACACCCCCAGAAACAGATTGTATGTGTTCCATTACCGCTCACTGGACTTCAGTATCTTCTGAGTAGATTTATTAAGACTGGTCGATTACTGGGCAGCTCTTTCAGCTTAAGAAGGAGAGATACCGCAGGTCCTTCCgtcctgctgcagtcagactgtttaacccagtagatcacaaaacacaaagcGGACGATTCAGCCCTACCTcttgtgcaataataatgttatattctGTTATCTACCTGGTGCAATAACATGTTCCACTTTACGTGCATCAAAGTCTTCTTACTGAATATCCTGCATCCATTTTTGTTAAACCTGCGGCTCTCAGCTGATCTATAGCGactgcatatttttttattctattgaACTGTGaactgtgtgtttctcttgttGGTAATCTTTGCTCGTTGCTGCTTTAACACTGTACATTCCCTcgttgtgggatgaataaaggagTATCTGATCTTATTTGTACTGCAGAGACTTGCAGTCAGGGGAGGCAGAGCCTcatcatcaaaagtaaaaaacaaataatgtgcactaaataaataaaaatatattattctactgatctgtgttataaatgttatttctaCGATTTCAAAAATTTCAATCATTTTCATGATCAAAATCGCTGAATTAGCatttttttgtacttcaaactattttaaaaacacaatttagtatcgggttttcatttacaaatgacaaaggagggtaaaagaagagctctgtgtgtgtttggactgaaactagagaggattaaagtggTAAATTGTGAGACCGCTGTCATGTTCCTGCTCCATGACAGAAGAGAAGTCTGTTAAcagattcttcacacattcactcactaaCGTATTAACAACGTTTCAACTGTCACATCACATAAATatgttggtgaaaatgtctctaaacgaAGGAACACTACATCAAATCCTCtagctgaaaaataaatgtcaaaataaaaagttctcTAGCTCGATATAACACCTCGTCTCGCCCCACTCATCATTATTTACACTCACGtatgaatacaaaatgttttaatatcaacCAGGTGACTTTACATGTGTTATTCTTTActaaatcagctgataactCAGAGTTTATGTCCCCCTTTCTCTAAAATAAACGTCTGTAACCACTCCATTACAGCTATGAACACTGTTAGaaactattacaaataaatattatttaaaaataaagatccctcTCGGGTAATAATtactcatcaggtgtttaaagtcagGTTCCTCTGATGACTCGTTTGAGCAGTTTGACGGAGAGAGATTGAACAGACACTCACATACATGATTAATTTTATACCGTTATGATGTCacaaatgtttacatcactggtcatcagatttaggctcatacttgcagttttaaagtatggttttcatttttttcaagacTTTAAATCGGTAAAGAACACGAGTTTTCCATTAACCTCCATTCATTCAGATGGAATGATTTCACCCAGAAAGGGGCGGGGCCAGCAAAGTACCCTCTCATGACAGATGGGTTGTGGactaatatattatattaatagtaataataattaatagTAATAGTAATTAAAtagtaatatttacagactaTGGTTGTGGACTAATAtattaatagtaataataattaatagTAATAGTAATTAAAtagtaatatttacagactaTGGTTGTGGactaatatattatattaatagtaataataattaatagtaatagtaattaaatagtaatatttacagtctatggttgtggactaatatattatattaatagtaataataatgaatagTAATAgtaattaaatatttacagtctatggttgtggactaatatattatattaatagtaataataatgaatagTAATAgtaattaaatatttacagtctatggttgtgaactaatatattatattaatagtaataataatgaatagTAATAgtaattaaatatttacagtctatggttgtggactaatatattatattaatagtaataataatgaatagTAATAgtaattaaatatttacagtctatggttgtggaCTCGGATGAATCGTAGTGCACCAACCAcctgctgccacctgctggtgaTCTACGGTGAATTGACTACCTTTGATCCATACAAatatttactatttattttttggggatTAACGTCTCAACGATAATGTTTTGATTCAACATGACTTTTCgttaatcaaattaaaaaaaaaaataataataataataataatttgaatgACAGTTACAATCAGTGACGTCATTCCACTTCCGCTAGCATTAGCGGCCGGTGTTTGTTGACTTGCAACGCCGCTTAGCACAACACTACAGGGGGATTCGTTACATTGTGTTCTACGGGAAATATGGCGACATCCAACTCATATAAACTCAGGTGCTCCATCCCGGGCCACGAAATGGACGTTCGGGGACTCGCAGCG
This portion of the Labrus bergylta chromosome 22, fLabBer1.1, whole genome shotgun sequence genome encodes:
- the zdhhc21 gene encoding palmitoyltransferase ZDHHC21 yields the protein MKLRLHFVVDPMGWLCISVVFGIWLYNTFFIPKLVLLPHYNEGHIPWAIVVCYYIASALCIAALFRASTADPGRLPVDPKIPHSEREHWELCNKCNLMRPKRSHHCSRCGHCVRRMDHHCPWINNCVGEDNHWLFLQLCFYAQVLSLFTLVLDFCQYYYFQPLTGLDQEKFTTRHELALLRVSALMGLVMFGGMTSLFYTQMTGILSDTTTIEKMANFSSEIFGSKRSWQWALAEVCGTRWKFLWLIPLRSRQPLQASHHFRTHV